The nucleotide window CTATTTTGGCTATATTATACTAACCTCATTAGTTTCATGTGCCTTCTGTTTATCATATTAGTTAGAATTACTATATCATGACGGGATCCTTTTTCTCCATGCACGGGAAGTACTTAACTTCCTCTTTGCAGAATTGACATGCTACGTATTACATGCAACAGGAGATTTATTTCTCAAGGTTAACGCACGTGCACACTTACTAGTTATACAAGCGACCAAGAATTTATTGTCACACACTGTTACAATGCAGAGACGTGCAAAGAAAGACAAACCAAAGAAAACAACAGCAACATCTTGCTCATCTATTAGTATAGGAGAGCTGTTGACGGATGCCTTGATTCATTCGTCCTGGGTTTTCTCGGAAGTTACCAGCACTCGTGGGCTGACATTGTCCTGCATATGAGATTGCAGAGAGGAAGGGGACAAGAAAAGGGCAGGAGCATGTTTGTTTCGCCTAGATTAAGAGGGTTCCATATATTAATGTAAAAGCAGCGCAGGCGACAACTGTGGCGACTGCAGAGCAAGTTACTCATGCTCCATCACTAAAACACAAGTATTTTACAATTTTACACTACTATTGTCACATTAACATCTATTCAAACTGTTGCCAGGAAAGGGGGGAAACTAAGCATACCAAAATCTGATTTCTCCAGTAATTTTACATGTCTTGTCTAGCCGCAACCAAAGAAACTGAAATAATGGGACAAGGGTTCCTGCAATCAACAAATCAACATAGTTACCTCTTTGAACGACGTCTTCTATGGAATCTTATCATGCCATGAGTTATATGAGAACGTCCTAAGATCTAGGTTATGAAGCAGGCTAACAATGAATAGTACCATGGAAGTGACAGAAACACTCAAAGATATTAAGAATCACAACCCTTCAAACACAACAGAAAGAATGTCCCCAACCAAAAGGAAGCAGTATTTGATGAACTAATATTGCTACAAAGCATGTATATGCACAGAAGCAGTATTTGATCAACTAATATTGCTACAGAGCATGTATATTGCATGTAAATCAACTATCAACTAAGAGTGAGATAACAAAGGAGTATCACATTCAGCGTTATTGTCTAGCTCCTCTAGGTCACGTATAATAAAAATATAACCACAGCTGAATGTGTATTAGAATACAGGACAAATTACGCTCTCAGTTCCTTGTATAGAAGGCAAAAAATATGGTCTCGAATATAGTATAGTCAAGTTGCAAGGTCAGGGTTGTATGGTATGTTCTCCAAATCATTTTTTGCATTTTTGGTCGCAGCATGAAATTGCACAGATACTCACCAGCTAGGCCCACCTAAGAAATATTACTGGGGCCAGATCGACATTTGGAATGGACAATAGGCCCCAAATGCGACCTCTGGAGACCAACAATATTACCATCAGGTGCATTCATGTAAACTGCACCTTTGTACATCCACTCTTCAGTTTCATCGCTGTAGAAATCCTCAAATGGCTCTTGACATAAAGCACATGTTGTTTGGTTTTCATCGGCAGGAACAGCCATTTCTTTCTCTTTATTTCTGTCAGGGATTGGTTCCGTGAGCTCGAAAGAAGGAACACCATCATTTCCTACCGTTTCTGCTGCTCTTAACCATTCCCCCACAGTGACAAAATATTTACGTGAAGATTGCTTGCGATTTTTGGAATTTCTGTTTTTCGTAACATGCCAATCCATATGAGCACGGTGCTCTTCCTGGCATTTAAAACGAAGGCCACACGTTTTGCATTGCCTGTGGAGATCCTGATACAGAGCATTAATGACAGACTCGTTCCGCACCTTGAGGTCTACATTGAAGTCAACTCCAACAGAGTCCTAAATGAACATGTATACATATACAATAAAAATCATTGTATTAACTGCATAACAAAATAATATTAGATAGCTGTAACGTAATAAGATGCACACATGCATGAGAAGTACCTGAGGTTGACTAGAAGGCTCCAGTGTAATTACACCATGATTCATAAGGTTACTTAAAATTCCAGAGAAATATGTTGTAGGCCCACCAACTTGTGATGAAGATGGACCCATCTGCAACGAAGCAGGAGGTAGGCCACGATGTAATGGAGGCAGAGCAAAACTAGACACTGACGACACACCATAGGGTTGCACAGTAGGTGTTACAGAAAAGGTGTTTGGTAGAGGTGTAACTGGTGGTACTGCTGCACTACCTCCTTGTCCTTGGAATGGATTTTGGGGGGGAGCTATAGGCATGCTGGGGGCAAAGCTTCTAAATGCCTCCGGAGGATGGGAATGGGAATGAGGATGAAACTGTGGCACATCATGAGGCTGAGATTGATTTCCAAAATTTGTACCTTGATTTTGTTGACTCGATGACAACAAATCTGGGTGCTGGTATGGTGGTTGAGCTAAGTTACCGGTACTTACAGTTTTCCGATCCAATGCATCATATAGATGCCGAGGAACAAATACAGATGAATTGACTCCATGCCTGATAAATGGCCTAACTTCAAGACTATCTGTTGCACCTCTAATATCTTTTGTATTATGTGGTGGTTGACTATGATGATGAAGAGGCCATTCTATGGGAGCAGGAGCAGGCGAGGACCTATTAGTCAAGGGTAAGTCTACATGCATAGCATCATATGGACCACCAGTGGCCAACATCTTGACAGGCATTTCAACATCAGTGGGCAGTGCCAACCTATTCAGTGTTGATGAAGGTTGAGGTGCTTGTATTCGCAAAGGCAGGCCATTAGTCTGCTGCCACGGTGGAGCTGACATAGCAAGAATTCTTCCAGGATCAAGGGTATTCTCAGAACTATGGTACTCTGAAATAGCTCCATTTTGCAGACCAAAATTGCCTGGATATCTCCTACTAGTGGCTATGTCAACATGCTGCAAAAAAGACCAACGCTAAGTCAACAGGTAGTAAAGCGGGTCCACCTCAATACAACATTAGCTTATAAGTTGAACTGATAAAGGATTAAATATTGATAAGTTGCATTTAAACATTATGGCAATGGAGTAATATATTCCAGGACTGCACCATCCTTGCTACTGGTTTCTCTGAAGTCAAAACTGAACACTGTCCAAGAGAATCAAATGAGGTAGCCCATGACACTGCTAAAAGTTGTTTCCTTTCTCTTGAAACTAGTGTTTGGGATGAAGACCCTACTGGTTGCACTATGCCCATGATGATAAACGACATAACTCCATTTTGAGAAGCAATAAAGATAGCCACAAggcattccctcaaaaaaaagtGCACTATTCAGAATTCAAACTTCAGAAGGCTACTTTGGAATCTACTACGCATGGTGTATGCACTCCTGAGTGTTAAAAAACTTGTTTGCAGACAGAATATATGCATTTCCATAGCATTCAAGTTCCAAAACCCAAATGAAGAAGTGCTGAAGTGGAAAGTCTGTTTTGTTCAAGTGATCCCTAACATTGTATGCAGGTAGTGAAGATGCATATGGACAAATATGTAGCCCATCAAAAGGAAAAGAATCACCATGAAAGAAAACATATAAGCCATACGAGACAGATACCCTTTTCAGTCATAAAATGTAACAACAATATCTTCGTACATAATTAGATTAGCTGCCAGAAATCTATGATTTGTTGCAAAGAATACTTCCACAAAACATAACTGTATAATTAATCAAATTTACAAACACACAAATAAAAATTGCTGATCTAGGTTGTATAAAACTGTCATCATGATAAAGTGAAAAACAAATTATATCTCAAAGCAGGGGTTAAAAGATCAATAGAAGAAAAATCATCGAAAAAGGAGAAGTGATAGAAGGTATGAGAAGTGTTGTGTCGATGTTACTATTCATTGTAATAAAAAAAAGGTCAGACAAGCGTACACCAGTCCTGTCTTCGAGATTTAGTGCTGGTCGAGGAGCCTGGCTTCGCCAGCTGCGCATCCCAATATCAGAATCCAGCTGCCCAGTGTTTGGCCCAGGAAATCCAGCTCTCAAAGTTTCAGAGGAAGGTAAAGACAGAATGTTGTTTCTATTTCGGGACAAAGTTGGACGCATATCCTCCCAAGTATACTCCTCTTCCTCTGAAGTGAGCCATTTTTGTGCACTGGATCTACTTGCCATGCCATTTGATTCTAGCCGTTGCATCTTGGGAAGCCTATCATCAGCATCATTGCCTTGAGAATTTCCGTAGGCATCAATAAGTTCTCTTGCACTTTGTTTCCTATATTCTTCATCAAGCGTGCTCATCGAAGGCCGTTGTGCACTATCCTCAAAAGCATGTTGCCATTCAAACCAACCATTTCTATCAGGCAATCTTCTAGGATCATGCCCCAATACA belongs to Triticum urartu cultivar G1812 chromosome 7, Tu2.1, whole genome shotgun sequence and includes:
- the LOC125522350 gene encoding polyadenylation and cleavage factor homolog 4-like, translating into MASAAAAAPVVGQVVERFRARLREEAGEEPGAAAVVGVYKEALAELTFNCKPIITELTIIAGQHAALAARGIADVICARILEVPVEQKLPSLYLLDSIVKNIGREYVEDFATRLQKVFCFAYREVHPKQHPAMRHLFRTWSQVFPSSVLQGIEDELQFSPSENKRPATTTIPRQPESLSPRPSHGIHVNPKYLEAQHQLKNGTKVDQLATRGRQMLDVAEDHINGLTTNSLRGFPSTSSKLQRSMILYTENPDQQETFQSRIGLIRRDMSRSPPPDVLPRNASPKRPLEMPQLSHSVLGHDPRRLPDRNGWFEWQHAFEDSAQRPSMSTLDEEYRKQSARELIDAYGNSQGNDADDRLPKMQRLESNGMASRSSAQKWLTSEEEEYTWEDMRPTLSRNRNNILSLPSSETLRAGFPGPNTGQLDSDIGMRSWRSQAPRPALNLEDRTGHVDIATSRRYPGNFGLQNGAISEYHSSENTLDPGRILAMSAPPWQQTNGLPLRIQAPQPSSTLNRLALPTDVEMPVKMLATGGPYDAMHVDLPLTNRSSPAPAPIEWPLHHHSQPPHNTKDIRGATDSLEVRPFIRHGVNSSVFVPRHLYDALDRKTVSTGNLAQPPYQHPDLLSSSQQNQGTNFGNQSQPHDVPQFHPHSHSHPPEAFRSFAPSMPIAPPQNPFQGQGGSAAVPPVTPLPNTFSVTPTVQPYGVSSVSSFALPPLHRGLPPASLQMGPSSSQVGGPTTYFSGILSNLMNHGVITLEPSSQPQDSVGVDFNVDLKVRNESVINALYQDLHRQCKTCGLRFKCQEEHRAHMDWHVTKNRNSKNRKQSSRKYFVTVGEWLRAAETVGNDGVPSFELTEPIPDRNKEKEMAVPADENQTTCALCQEPFEDFYSDETEEWMYKGAVYMNAPDGNIVGLQRSHLGPIVHSKCRSGPSNIS